The stretch of DNA aacaggtatcaagcaagaattacagttacaatatttatatctattttatcttttatcataactaaggaaacaactataaattctttaactccatcaaagactctagaaggatataatattacctaagtaaactggaagtgcattgtaagcaacttccaaaactctagaattgacagagacgtctcactgcctggacagtcactcaaagttcttctgtaccattggggcatctatctttaacctacaggcccatagtatccggcagacttccataaagcaggaaatttcaaagacagttccacccatattgacagtttgtcagtcacttttttctgtgtcctgaagaatgtctggcagactctttcatgaagcaggaaccccaaaagatgtCTCACCTTCTGTAAGGCAAGTACAGTTCTCTAtaggtcctgcatatccagttcatcaagcagtcctgTTGAAGAGTcccagaataagaaaataaaaaatgtagtttccagaaataagaatgtagaaataaagaaataaaaagttaaaagtctAGGAGAGTGAGAACAGACTATCACCAGCTCtctcagcagatcaaggatcaggcattcacagtgagctattttctcagatgCTTGGGAAGATTCCATCAGCTtaggtcatttcattttataactgGCTGCTTTATTTACAAGGCCAGAGCTTCTCCCTACAAATTGAGGGTAGTGTCCTGGCCATCCTTGATAAATgacagatgtgaactgagttaacctttaggagacagagatactGACGTCTGGGTTAGGCACTGTCTCTGTTGTGGGAAACTGGCACCATTAAAGGGGAGGTGTGGGGCTTCCGTGTACATTGCCTGGAGGTACCAGGAGAAACAGTGGACAAGGTAAAAACATGGATTTGACTAATGAGCTCTGATAATGGAGGTTGTAAAGTATGGCAGTCTGTacctgagttttaccttgagatagtGTGAAAAACTTTCTGCTATCTTCTAAGTTCTCAACCTAAGAACCAATTAATTCTGATTTATTAACCTCCTAGTATTACTAGCAGTCCCTTTTCTGACTAATTGCtaaagacatctgttttcttgcaattaGAGACTTTCACTGTAATCTGCTCTAAAACGTATTTCATGACAGCTACCTAGTTACCCATTGACGTTAAAACTCACTCCCCTACTTAGGGTCTATGTTGACTGACCCATGGGTCAGGAAaatttcctttgttcagagataatgcttggtgcccctactataaaaagtgGGTTCAGAAACCAGCCTTTTGCCACAGTCTAACAgacaccatctctggctgtggtctcagatAGCTTCTGTGCcccatggtgtttttttttatttttattttttatttttaagtttgcttctggttttcctaggatctggtttctggaataaagtttgcttctggtttattaaaCTTGGTGGTGTTCTCATCTTTGTACAACCCCTCTGGACCCAACAAtgtagctgggcggtgatggtgcacacctttaatcccagcactcaggaggcaaaggcgggcagatctctgtgagttcgaggccagccggggctataagagctagttccaggacaggctccaaaaggctacagagaaaccctgtctctaaaggcTTAAAAGGACCCGTGTGCAGGGTCGCCATCTTGTCCAAGTGCCTGACCCCGCATATCCTGGCTGTTTCTACAGAATAAATGCTCTTTGCTTTTAGAGACTATTTGAGTCTGGGGTCTTCTTCAGCGTTTCTGGACCCTACACATACCAAATCAGACCTGACTGCTAGGTTCTCCTAGCATCCcacagtccctacctgttacatgATATAGCTGGCATACCCcaccccctaccctaaacttctctagcccaggggctgggctgtcCTTCCCCCCAGATGCTCTTTCAATTTTGGTTATCTAACCCTTTTGTCTACCCTTTAACCTCCTGGCCCCTTGTTCTCCTGGatcccccttccccacctccataCCGGCCCAGCTCAGGACTTTACTCTGGACTTTCCcaatgtccctgcctctggctacaCTCTCCTTTTATCTCCATAAACCTTCCTAGAAGCAGTCAcgttctccttctttctttcttttttcattcttggAGCTGTTTAAGTATCTGAATAATCTAAATTATTGATAGAAATTTCATACAAAGAAAAATCTCCCTTTGCCagggtagtggcacacacctttaaacccagcactcagggggcagaggcaggcctgtgagtgtaaggccagtctggactacatagtgagttccaggacagccaggactatatagtgagactctgtctcagaaacaagcaGCTGgaccatggtggcacatgcctttaatcctagtaattgggaagcagatctctctgagttcaaggccagcctgatctacagagtgggttccagaacaggctccaaagctacctacacaaagaaaccactGGATCTCGGTTTTCCTATGACGTTCTTAGTTTTAGCTAATGTCTCAGTTTCCCTCGCTTTGTCACATGCGTGGGTCCTGAAGCAGCCCCGTGTTTGTTGGCTCAACAGAAATAGGCTGGAGCTATGTTATGCTTCCCTTGACACAGCCTCAGcttttttcagttctttgggtCCATATctgtctaagttagggtttctgttgctatgaagagacacctaGACTATGGCaatggaaacatttaattgtggagGTTCACTTATATAtagttcagaggtctagtccattaccatcacggatgggaagcaaggcagcatgcaggcagacatggtgctagagaaggagccgAGCGTTCCTAtatcttgattcacaggcaaAAGGAAGTGGTCCGAGacattgggtgtggcttgagcatatatgagatctcaaagcctgcttctACAATGGCACACTTACTGCAACGAgaccatacctacttcaacaatgCCCCTGAGATATGTTCAACTAGATGTTTACTTTcatattaatgtatttttcagtcttaaaatataatctttgCTCATGCCAACAAGCACAattagttttgtttcttattcttcTCCTAGAAATGCCATCTTGAAGTTTTAACTAAGCAGCTATTTAGATGaccatatctttttcttttaccttgggtttttttttgattttttttttattgagaaaaggaaaaaaacaagtttccgcctcctcccagcctcccatttccctccccctcctcctacccttttccccctccccccactcctctccccgctccctctccagtccaaagagcagtcagggtgccctgccctgtggtaagtcttaggtcctcccccctccgtccatatcttggaaggtgaacatccaaactggctaggcgcccacaaagccagcacattaagtaggatcaaaaccccttgccattgtccttggcttctcatcagccctcattgtttgccatgttcagagagtccggttttatcccatgctttttcagtcacagtccagctggccttggtgagctcccagtagatcttgggggtgggatgggatgggggtaaggggaaatggggagagaaaagggagaaggggaggatgggggaacttggggaaaaaggatgattgggataaagtaaggttggataggggagcacggaagcacaattcttagataagggagccaccttagggttggcaagagacttgaacctagagtggctcccaggagcccaaggcgatgtccccagttagttccttgggcagctgaggatagggaacctgtaatgagcctatcctatagcaatactgacgaatatcttgcatatcaccatagaaccttcatctggtgatggatggagatagagacagagacccacactggagcactggactgagctctcaaggtcccaatgaggagcagaaggagggagaacctgagcaaagaagtcgggaccacgaggggtgcacccacccactgagacagtagagctgatctactgggagcttaccttggttttttgagacagagtttctctgtgcagtcctacctgtcctgaaactcactctgtagaccaggctggcctcgaactcagagatgctcctgggattaaagaccggTGCTACCAGTACCCAACTAGATGACCATATCTTATATTCAGTAAAATCCTGCTCTTCTATGCAGCATCCTacctctacttaaaaaaaaaaaaataattgagctgggcggtggtggcgcacacctttaatcccagcactcgggaggcagaggcaggcggatctctgtgagttcgagaccagcctggtctacagagctagttccaggacaggctccaaagccacagagaaaccctgtctcgaaaaaaaaaattgaattgtaTTTATTagaatatgtatgaaaatatattcttgtCTTGAATTTATATAGATCAACAATGACTCACTGTGCACTGGGGGTCTACATCTAGCGATTTGCATCCAGGAAGGCTAACACAGAGCAGAGACGGTGCTGTTCCTTATCTTCTGTCTGGTTGTCAGGCAACCGTCTGGGTGCCCCACCCCCTCTTAAGGAACATTTCAATTGTTTATAGGCTTGCCCACTTTTCTTAAGGATTTGTTTACATGTTTCATTGTGTGTCTGTGCGTCAGTATGGGTGTGTGGTTGTGAgggcaggtgcccttggaggtccaaagaggtgtcagatcctctagagctgaagttatagggggttgtgagctgcccaacatgggtgctgggaaccaaactcacgTCCTGTACAAGGATAATATACACTCtgaaacctctgagccatctctctagaccctagACTCAATTCATCTCAAAGTCCCAAAGCTAGTAATGCAAAGCATAATATACGTGTTTGCCAATTTTGCAACGTTTAAAGAGTGTCAAAGAGAAACTGTGTAATTTCCTCAGCGGTTGCATCACTACCCACACCATGGGTCATGATTTTTTTGTGTTGATGCCAACACTTCACCACAGAAATTGTTTATCTACAATCTTCTCACTTGTAAATTCAACTTCAAAATTTTTCCAAACCCAAGAGTTGAGAAGTGGCTTCTAATTTACATTCCTTCCACTGGATGAGAGACTGCGTGTCTTCGCACACACTTAAGGAACTTctgtgtagcacaattaataaaaacccagagacaaatatttttttaaatatttatttacttattatgtatacaatattctgtgtgtgtgtgtgtctgcaggccagaagagggcaccaaacctcattacagatggttgtgagccaccatgtggttgtcgggaattgaactcagaacctttggaagagcaggcagtgctcttaaccactgagccatctctccagcccccccagagacaaatattggggttcaacctgaagatcagaaaagcaaaacagccaaccactgtcTCTTATCTCTACCTtggtctgaaatggcgatcctgcctccaggaatcctcagaatgagactgagcctgaatcctgtctcctcccatcttgtgttcctctctagtgctgggtttaaaggcgtgcaccactactgcctggtttctatggcaaactagtgtggctactgggaataaaggtgtgtgttaccactgcctggtctgtaaggctgaccagtggggctgttttactctctgatcttcaggcaagctttaattattaaagtacaaatgaaatatcccTACACTTCTACATTTTGGGGGGACTCCCCCTTGGATCACTAGTATCTTTTCCTACCCTCACGCACAAAAAGTTCTCTGTTAACATGTGAGGAGTATCTGAACCTCCTGTGTGCAAACCTAAGACTACATCCCTGTCTGTGTCCTTGCACCTCTGAGGaagtcctttaaaaaatacttccacTCAGACACGGGTTCTCTTTCGTCTTCTGTTCCTCTGTTATGAACTGAACAGACCCCAACCATGAGAGGAACAGAGACGTCCTTCATCTTGTGAGTGTGCTCAGTAGAGCACACAAAGGCAAGGCAAGCCATGGGTACAtgaattttaaatcatttcttccaggtgtggtagtacacacatttaatcctaccactcaagaggcagagacagagacagggagatttctgtgtgagttcaaggccagaatggtctacagagagttctaggatagtcatggttacatagtgagacccttaaaaacaaaaacaactcattACTGAAAACTTTGTGCCCAGAAAGTTTGTGCTGGCATATTTTTGGTAAGACTCATGCTGGCTATGACACAACTAACACACAGCATAACATTCCAGAGTCCTCTGCTTCCCAGCAAGGGCCACAAAGTCTAGAAGTTCTCACAGCCTGGCCAGGGTGCTTCAGGAACACCCTAAGCCGTCTTTCCAGTTTCCCCATCTTTACAGCCTCGCTCAGAGTCCTCACGCTCCTCTAAGAAAACCTTCTTCTTCAGTAGAATTTTAGCGTCATCAGTCACTAtgtcaagaaaataattttgcagGTAGTAGCTCTTTCTGAAGTAAAGGCCAGAGGCTATGAGTCCGCCGGTGACGGCAAACACTTTCTCCAGGTATTTCACCAGCTTGTCCCCCACAGACTCACCCGTCTCACAGGACAGCAAATGAGGTGAGCTAATGGTGGACTCAAGCTCCTCCACAGGCAGGGACAAATCCCTGGCCATGTTTTCCAGTGACTTGTCATCCAGCCCAAAGCAAGACCTGTAGTGGTTCAGGGTCTTCTCCAGCTCCTCAATGTCATCCTTGAAGAAAGCCATCAGAGGGATGGTGGCCGATGCTCCAGACTTCAGAGCCTCCAGCCAGATCTTCTGTTTCAGGACGTCTTTCCTGCGGTCAATAGCTGCCTCAGTTACGTTAGGGAGGCACTGCATGAAGATGTGGCGCTTGTGCGCCGGCAGCTCCTTCAAAAGGGTGGACTCCAGGAGAGGAAAATCAAAACAGGCTACCTCAACGCTAGAGACTAAAAAGACGTGCGTGAAGGCCGTGCCGGCCTTCTGGAGATTCTCCACACAGTTTTTCCGGATAGTCTCCAGGGTTTTTTCCCTATTGTAGGTCTTGGGTGTACATCTTCTCTGATTCCACAAATCACTATCAATTTTTGTCCGAACGAAAtagaaattctttttcatttttttaatggcttTGGCCAACTGGGCATCGTTCTCTTTAAAGCGAGTGGCTGAGATGATGAGAAAAAAGTCATACTCctgaaacttcatttttttcagatattcttCTGGTTTAAAGGTAGTTGAGCCGACCCCAGGGAGATCCCAGATGGTCACGTTAGGGAACTTCGAGTGTGTATACTTCTCTCTAACCATTGTCGTCTCTATCGCTCCGCTCCTAGCTGAGTCAGTCTCTTCATGCCCTATGCCCCGCAGGGCATTGATGAAAGTAGACTTTCCTGCCCCCGTCTCCCCCGTCACGGCAATGCTCAGAGGGGCCTTCTCGACCTCTGCCAAAGCAGCATTGATTGTAGAAATTGTCTTCTGTATGTCCCCTTGCTCTATAAACCTCTGGACTGAACTGATGGTCTCCTCAGAAATGACTTTGCTTTCCATCttgaaagttttgaaaaatgCATTAAAGCTGGAGGCCATATTGTGGGCATTTGCATCAGATGTGGAAGAAGTCTGACCCATGGCAGCGGAAAGACACTGGAGGGAAGGCCGAAGTCGGAAAGAAGGTCAAAGGTTAGTATAGCAGGGAAGGGTGCAACTCTGCCTTAGGGCAGAAGCTGCTCTCGGAACTCACACAAGGACTGGGAGCCTTGCCCTGCTCTGTTCATCGATGTTTCCAGGACTTGCCTGCTTTGCTTCCCCAAGAAACTGCTCGTTAATTTCAAGATCTGCTTTCTCAATCCAAACTTTTAAACCTAAGTTATTCTCCATCTTGTTTTACTTTGATTAtcgtttggggggggggggcggggagttTGGACACATCTCCATCTAATAAGCAGAAGGAGAAGTGGCACCGTGTGTCAGCCCACTCATGGGGTGACAGTGCCTGGCTTGGAGGTGTCCTGCAAAGTGAGAGTGTAACAGAGGCACAGTATTTGCCTAGCTCGCAcctggccctgggttcaaccctctACCACATACACACGAAAATCAAGGCTTACCATAGAGTTAGAAGATGATAGGAGGCTGCTaaaagagcagagacagaacaATATGAAATAGAGCCCAGGTGGGAAGATGACAGCAGTTGAGGGCACTCGCTGCTCTTACATGGGACCAAGTCCAAGTCCCCAGTACCCAGATCAggtggctcagaaccacctgtaactacagctctaggagatctgacaccctcttctggactcggAGGGTACTGCATtcgcatgcacatacccacatgaagacaaacacatatgcataaattaaaataaatcctaGCAGTAAACCCCACTACTGCTCtataaaagacaaatattaccaGGAGACTGGCAAGATGATCACAAAGTGGGAGAAAACACTTGCAAAGTCACATTCAATAAAAGACTGTGACCCTGCCAGGCGCtgggtggcacccacctttaatctcagcacttgagaggtagaggtaggctgacctctaagttcaagaccagcctggcctacatagcgagttccaagacatccagggctacatagagataccctgtctcaagataccacaagtaaaatacaaaaaaaagaaaaaaaaagaaaaatggaacacTCACTTCTGAAGACAGCATGGCAGTTCCTTTAGCACTAAACACAGTCGACATATGTACTCCTatacattttcatgtttgttcCCACAAAAAAACATACATGTAGATGTTTCTGGATGGTTTATTCATAATTACAAACCTGGGAAATAGCCAGGACACCCTTTGGTAGGTGAATGAGGTAGGAAGATGTGGAATCCCCAAGATGACCACGTACTATTCAGAAGTCCAAGAGCAGAACTGTTAAGCCATAAAAAGACTAGGGGGAGAAAAGTCACCTACAAAGGCTACGTGACCTCTGCAGCACATCACACATGCTGAGTGACCTTCCAGATACGGCAAAGTTATGGGAAAATCGAGTCCATGGTTGGCCCTCGTGGAAGCCTGAACAAAAAGGCAACACAAAGGATCGTGGGCAGTAAAAATACTCAGTGGGACATCGTAAGTGGGTGTGTGCTGAGATGCATCTGGATGAAGACGACCTGGAGGGAACTGTCACATAGTCTCTGGGCCACAGCCTGACAGCGACAGTTCACCATTCTGGTGGGGATGCTGGTGATGGACGAGACCATGCAGATGTGAGGACTGCAGTCTATGGGGAGAGCATGCATGTGTACGAACTGCAGTCTATGAGgagagcatgcatgtgtggggaCTGCAGTCTATGGGGAGACCATGCATGTGTAGGGACTGCAGTCTGTAAGAAGTCACTACCTTTCTCTTGATTTCTCTGTAGAACTAAAACTtctctaaaaagtaaaatattaattttttttaaaaaagaagaaatccctCTGGGATATTGAATGAGATTCCcttaaattagattttatttattttgtgtgtatatagggGTATATAGGGGTGGAGTGCACAAGCAGAGGTAAAATAGCTTGTgagagttggctctctccttccaccatgcagcgCCTAGAGACTgaattcaagtcatcaggcttggtgtcCAGTGCCTTGACCTTCTGAGGCATCTCGTGGCTCAATGGGATTTTCACCTGCACTGAGCCCCCTCCTTACCCTGCTCCAGTGTGTATAGAAAGAGTCCAAACACATCCCAGGAAGCCAGGCACCTGGGGGACTGAATTCTGAAGAATGTCTCACAGGTAGAAGAGACAGTGTGAGTAGGGGTTGAGGAGGACATTGTCAGTCTCACCAAGAAGAACCCTCTGTTCCTTTGGATCTGCCAAGACCTCTCAGGTCACAGAAGATTTACGACacaggacacaagaaaaaaaatcacaagtctAGGACTAAATATAGTGAAATGGGATACAAACCCTCTATGCGGAACCTCATAGAGAAGGGGTGAAATTGCTATCTCGGGAAACCAAGCCAGCACCAGGAGAGGTGTTGGGGCACGGGGCAGGCTGAAGAACATTCTCTGGCTACAGTGTGGAAGGAGGCACTTCTACTGGGGCCTCGCTGGCAGTTGCTTgttagaggcctgggtctcctcTTTGTTTCTACCACTTAGGGCAGTGTCAACTCCAGACCTAGGCTGGTAGAAATTGCAGCATCTAGTGAATGTGCTAATCAGATCTGGAGCCATAGGTTGTTTAGTTACTTGATATCTTATATGCAtgctgggataaaaaaaaaaaagcggcaCACTGATTTAAAAAACAGTCCGTGTGCcaggacggtggtggcgcacgcctttaatcccagcactcgggaggcagaggcaggtggatctctgtgagttcaaggccagcctggtccccaagagctagttccaggacaggctccaaaagctacaaagaaaccctgtcttgaaaaaccaaagagagagagagagagagaaagagagagagagaaagagggagggagggagggagggagagaagggagagagagagaaactattcCGTGCCccattcataattttactgaaaataaacttttaGCTCTTTACTAATCACCTAAAAATCTAGTGTAGCACACTAGCCTTCCCCTCTAGGATTCCCTGGTGATTTAAgtcctttcttaactaactttttCCATTAAGGAGTTCACCTGATGAGTACTAGCCACTCCCACCTTTGAGCTGACACCCAAGGAtcgatatctctctctctctctctctctctctctctctctgtgtgtgtgtgtgtgtgtgtgtgtgtgtgtgtgtgtgtgtgaaaactaaCTCATATCTGATTTTTATGGGGCAAAAGAACTCCATTCCTGGAACCTGATAGGGCTGGGGAATTGCTGGTTATAAGGGTATATATGACTGGAAATGTTTGTATTGGAGGGCGAAAAAGAAGGAATaaggagaagaataaagagacatgGATAGAAAGAACCTATTGTGAGTAGATTTCTTAACCCTCAGATTCAAGCCCCCTTCGCCTTTTGTGGTGTCTTTAATTGAACCCTGAGAGGGATTCCTTAGAAGCTGGACTTTTAAGGACCAGGTTAAGACGGGGACTTCTCAAGCATCCAACATGTGTATAGAGTAGCAACTATCCCACCCTGCAGCAACTCTGAGAAAATGTACTAAGTGTGAGAATGAGCAAGTCTGAGGATAAGAAGAGTGAACTCCCAGAACCTTCTCTTCTAACTGTTGGGAGTGCATCTGTCCACTGAGAAGCAGGAGCAAATGAGAGGGAAAGTAGTGTCctatgttgggggaggggagcgcGCTTCTGCACACACTCCACacagtctttctctctgtcctaaCAACCCTGTAAACACAACCTAATGACTTCTACCTTAAAAATAAGCACTTTTTTTTGTAGGGGtctaagaattgaactcatggccttgtgcatgctaggcaagcacccagCTCCCTCCACCTTAagattaagaataaaagaaactgagaaattgGAAGACATGAAGGAGGGGAGTCCTACTGTCTCCTAAAATCAGAGCTGGGGTTCAAGGTTGACATTCTGAGGACAGAGTTCTTTGCAGAGGTCAAGCCCACATCTTGGTATAGAAATCGAAGTTCAGGAAGACACATGAACTCTTGAGTTTGTGGTTAGAGAATGCTCCTTGTCCTCCAAGTCACGATGTTTAGATAATTGATAGGGGATTAGGAGACGTTTAGTGCCGGATGTTTCCAGTATACAGTCCCTATCCTTTGACACCCCCGGCTTTTCTATAGCCTGGCTATGAATGCCTTCTGAAAATATTACAGATATTAAGTTCTCTGAATGGCTTTTAGCTGTCTTCTTCCACCCATCCTGGCCCTCAGCCTAAGTCCTTGGCACCCCCAACCACATTAGGCATGCAGGCTGTTCCACCCTCGGACTTACAGCCTA from Microtus ochrogaster isolate Prairie Vole_2 chromosome 7, MicOch1.0, whole genome shotgun sequence encodes:
- the LOC101994657 gene encoding T-cell-specific guanine nucleotide triphosphate-binding protein 1-like; protein product: MGQTSSTSDANAHNMASSFNAFFKTFKMESKVISEETISSVQRFIEQGDIQKTISTINAALAEVEKAPLSIAVTGETGAGKSTFINALRGIGHEETDSARSGAIETTMVREKYTHSKFPNVTIWDLPGVGSTTFKPEEYLKKMKFQEYDFFLIISATRFKENDAQLAKAIKKMKKNFYFVRTKIDSDLWNQRRCTPKTYNREKTLETIRKNCVENLQKAGTAFTHVFLVSSVEVACFDFPLLESTLLKELPAHKRHIFMQCLPNVTEAAIDRRKDVLKQKIWLEALKSGASATIPLMAFFKDDIEELEKTLNHYRSCFGLDDKSLENMARDLSLPVEELESTISSPHLLSCETGESVGDKLVKYLEKVFAVTGGLIASGLYFRKSYYLQNYFLDIVTDDAKILLKKKVFLEEREDSERGCKDGETGKTA